The Bacillus sp. F19 DNA segment ATAACCGCATATGCAGCATTTAATGAAGGCTCCGACACGAGATAAGTGCTACATAACCGCATATGCAGCATTTAATGAAGGCTCCGACACGAGATAAGTGCTTCATAACCGCATATGCAGCACAAAATGTGGGCTCCGACATGAGATAAGTGCTACATAACCAAGTTTGCAGCACTTAATATGAGCGCCGACACGAGATAAGTGCTTCATATTCTTATTAATATTGAAATATAACTTTTCTTCTGCAAACTAAGCTGACCGCATTAAGGTTGTACTTCTTTCTTAACACCTTGTCTCATATACATGGTAAGAGTTCAGCTAAAAGCATTCATCGTAACGGGGGTAGAAGATGAAGAATCAATGGTTTCAGGTTGTTCAAATCGCAGCTGTATATGTTGGAACGGTTGTCGGGGCCGGCTTTGCAACTGGACGGGAGATTGTAGAATTTTTTACGCAGTATGGCATTTTTGGCATACTCGGTATTTTAATATGCGGGTTCTTTTTTATGCATCTTGGTGCAAAGATTATGATCATTTCAAAACGGATCGGAGCAAAATCGTACCAGGATTTTAATCTTTTCTTATTCGGCAAGTCGTTTGGATTTATTATTAATCTCTTTATGCTGCTTGTCTTATTCGGTGTAACATCTGTGATGCTATCTGGTGCAGGGGCTATTTTTGAGGAGCAGCTGGGATTCTCAAGGAAGTTTGGCGTGCTTTTGACCATCCTTCTGACAATCATCGCGATGTCTTTCGGCTCCAAAGGGCTGTTTAGCGTCAATATTATTGTCGTGCCGCTTTTAATCCTCTTCAGTGTGCTAATTGCGGTATCATCATTTGATGCCCATACGTTTTCATCATTTCAGCTTCATCATGCTCCATCATTTAAATGGCTGATCTCAGCCATCTCCTATTCAGCCTTTAACCTTGCGATGGCAGAAGCAGTTCTTGTTCCCCTTGCTCAGGAGATTGAAGATGAGCGCGTTGTAAAATGGGGAGGAATAGTTGGAGGGGCCCTCCTTACGTTCATTTTGCTTAGCAGCCACTTTGCCCTGTCCACACTTCCTGATGTGATTTTATACGATATCCCAATGGCCGAGGTCATGAAAGCATCTGTTTTATCCTTCTTTTTCATTTATATATTGGTCATTTACGGGGAAGTTTTTACATCTGTCATCGGTAATTTATTTGGTCTTGAACGCCATTTGGTGCGGGTAATTCCAATCCCAAGGATGTTTATCATCCTCATCCTGCTCAGCGGTGCTTTTTTCGTCAGTCAAATTGGCTACAGCTCACTGATTGCCTTTCTATATCCAATCTTTGGCTATATGAGCATCGTCTTTTTGGTCTTATTGATGGTCCGGAAAAACCCTCTTCCTGATAATAATAATAATACGCTAAAAAAGTGAGAATAATCAAACAATTTAAACATAAAGGCTTGATTATCAACATAATTATGAAGAAAACTGGCATATTTCCCGTTTGACTGCTGAAGTTGTTCATATTATGATGTTTTTAAAGTTATCTGAATTTTTTATATCTTTCAGGAGAGGTGATGAGATGGGGTATTAACTTTTCATAGAAGGTTTTGCACCATCCAATGCCTAATAGATTGAAATTTTTCAGGAGGTGACACCTTTTCTGTCTCAGGCGGAAGAGGGAATTTATTTGGACATAGTGAATTTGTTCATTATTGCGATTTTAATTGCTGCCACTGCTTTTTTTGTAGCATCGGAGTTCGCAATTGTTAAAATTCGAAGTTCCCGCATTAATCAGCTGATTGAAGAAGGAAATAAACAGGCATTATCAGCTAAGAAAGTAACGGATAACCTGGATGAATATTTATCAGCTTGCCAGCTGGGAATCACCATTACAGCACTCGGCCTCGGCTGGCTTGGGGAGCCTGCAATCGGAAGGCTGCTTCATCCTGTTTTCAAAAGGTTTGACCTGCCAAGTTCAGGCGTTCAGTTCTTGTCTGCCGCAATTGCCTTTGCCGTCATCACATTTCTGCACGTAGTGGTGGGGGAGCTTGCGCCAAAAACTGTTGCCATTCAAAAAGCGGAGCGAATTACGCTAACCTTTTCAAAGCCGTTAATGGCTTTTTACCGCCTCATGTATCCGGTGATCTGGGTGTTAAATGGCTCAGCACGGCTCCTGACGAGTTTCATTGGAATGAAGCAGGTCTCAGAGCATGAGCTTGCACACAGCGAGGAAGAATTAAGAATCTTGTTATCTGAAAGCTATGAAAGCGGAGAGATCAATCAATCTGAATACAAATATGTGAATAAGATATTTAAATTTGATGATCGTATTGCGAAAGAAATTATGGTGCCCCGCACCCAAATCGTCTCACTTGATATTGAAGAGACGCTGCAGTCGCATCTGAAGATTATCAAAAGTGAAAAATATACAAGATATCCCGTCGTTGACGGCGACAAAGACCATATCATCGGTATGGTGAATATTAAAGAAATTTTTACGGACTTATTTCAATCCAAAAAAACCGATCATTTTTCATTGAAAACCTATATTAGGCCTGTTATTCAAGTAATCGATTCTGTGCCGATTCAAGAACTGCTCCTTAAAATGCAAAAAGAGCATATTCACATGGCCATTCTTATTGATGAATACGGCGGAACCGCTGGGCTTGTAACAGTTGAAGATATATTAGAGGAAATCGTAGGCGAAATCAGAGATGAATTTGATGCTGATGAAGTGCCGCTTGTCCAGAAAATCACGGATGATCAGTATGTGATCGATGGAAAAGTATTAATAAGCGAACTGAACGATTTGTTCGGAATTGAAATGGATGACACAGATGTTGATACAATCGGCGGCTGGATGCTGACTGAAAAATACGATATCAAAAAAGGGGAAATGGTTGAATTCGGATCCTTTACGTTTAAAGTGAAGGACATGGAAAACCACCATATCCGCTATCTCGAAATGACCCGAAAAAAAAAGACGGATAGTTCCCCGCTTTTGCAGAAGGGAATTGCTGCTACACAATGAGATGCTTTTACCAGCATCTTTTTTTGCGTAAAAAGCGTCGTCTGAGGTTAAAATAAGCCTGAATCTCATTTACAAAAGGAGACCGGTAATATGACACAATCCAAAGGCCAAAAGCAGAGACAATGGGACATTCGCAAAGAATCTCAAAATGAGCATGGCAAAGTAAAATCGTTTAAAGAGCTCGAGCAGGAAGGCACTCAGAATAGCAAAAAATAGAAAATGAAGAAGGAATCCGAAGTTTTTGGATTCCTTCTTTATTGAGAGGTTAGTGCATGAATTTTTAGCGCTTTGATGTCTAGCTCCACAGCCCAACTTCTCGGCCAGAACAAATCCGGAAAAAAAGTCAAACCCGGACTTTTCTGCAGATTCTTATCTGTCATGCCTGCGCTAACCGGCGCTTCCGCTTTTCCAGTTTATAGCACCCGCTCTTTTTCCTCTGCCAGACATGCTTTCGCAAGCTTTTTCAGCTGTTTATTTAACAGTTTTATCCAGGCTAAGCCAATCCTGCTGTATTATGCCTTCATAAATATAGGCTGAAAACTCCCAAACCTCTTGTTTTTCAGTCCGGTTTGTTTCCGCTACTAAAATTAACGCTTTCAGCACAGAAGCCATAACGGAGACATCCTCTTTACCATAATGCCGGATCTGATAAAAGCTTTCATATAAGTAGTCGGTAAAAGTGGGTTTAGGCAGAACAATTCTGATCTGATTCTTTCTGTCGCGATGATAGGGAGAAGGGGAATGATTTTTTCCGAACTTCGTCAGAATTTGGGCAAGATGTTCAATACATGAAACGTAATTGTCGTCATCGTTAATAAGGAAGTGGAAGTGGCACTTAGTATGGTATGAGAAAGTTCCTTATCTGTTAAAAAACAGATGGTATATGCTTGAAATAATCGTTTTCTGCAAGAAATCTGTCTGCTATCATACTGAGCACGGCAAGAATGAAAAAGGTGACCGCGTAGATGGCAGGGGTAATCCAAAAAATTGATTTCAATTTGACTAGGATCGGTTTAATAGGCATGAGCTGCCCCCACCTTGAATAAAATAAGATTGAAGTGTTTGTCTGTTCGTGGTATAGTATGAACGGTAAAAATATTGATAAATTCCGCGCAGTTTGTGCGGGAGAGGTTCTAGCACAACCCTCTATAAAAAACTAAGTATGAGCTGTATCTTGATAGAGGTATAGTTTTTTAGTTGGGGATTTTACATGCTAGACACTTCTGAACCTATCAGGGTGTCTTTTCTTATGCCGATTTTTAAATCGGGGTTGTGAAAGAATGCTCTCTTCGAATGAGGAGGATATATAGATGAAAAACGATAAAGCACTTGTTGTTTTCAGCGGCGGCCAGGATAGTACGACATGTTTATTTTGGGCCATAAAGCAATTTAAAGAAGTGGAAGTTGTAACGTTTAATTATAACCAGCGCCACAAGCTTGAAATAGAAGTGGCAGAAGCCATTGCAAATGATCTTGGAGTACGGCACCATCTTTTGGATATGTCGCTCTTAAACCAGCTTGCACCTAATGCCCTTACAAGAGATGATATTGAAATTGAACATAAGGAAGGCGAACTCCCTTCAACTTTTGTTCCAGGAAGAAATTTGCTGTTCCTGACGTTTGCATCCGTCCTAGCTAAGCAAATCGGAGCAAAGCATATCGTTACAGGGGTCTGTGAAACAGATTTCAGCGGGTATCCGGATTGCCGCGACGTGTTCGTAAAATCATGCAACGTCACCATCAATTTAGCAATGGATGATCAATTTGTCATTCATACGCCGCTTATGTGGATCAATAAAGCGGAAACATGGAAGCTTGCAGATGAACTCGGTGCACTGGACTATGTAAGGGAAAAAACGCTCACATGCTACAACGGTATTATCGCAGAAGGATGCGGAGAATG contains these protein-coding regions:
- a CDS encoding DUF6254 family protein; the protein is MTQSKGQKQRQWDIRKESQNEHGKVKSFKELEQEGTQNSKK
- a CDS encoding DUF2254 domain-containing protein, translated to MNDDDNYVSCIEHLAQILTKFGKNHSPSPYHRDRKNQIRIVLPKPTFTDYLYESFYQIRHYGKEDVSVMASVLKALILVAETNRTEKQEVWEFSAYIYEGIIQQDWLSLDKTVK
- the queC gene encoding 7-cyano-7-deazaguanine synthase QueC: MKNDKALVVFSGGQDSTTCLFWAIKQFKEVEVVTFNYNQRHKLEIEVAEAIANDLGVRHHLLDMSLLNQLAPNALTRDDIEIEHKEGELPSTFVPGRNLLFLTFASVLAKQIGAKHIVTGVCETDFSGYPDCRDVFVKSCNVTINLAMDDQFVIHTPLMWINKAETWKLADELGALDYVREKTLTCYNGIIAEGCGECPACHLRKKGLDDYLAVKGGEA
- a CDS encoding hemolysin family protein — its product is MDIVNLFIIAILIAATAFFVASEFAIVKIRSSRINQLIEEGNKQALSAKKVTDNLDEYLSACQLGITITALGLGWLGEPAIGRLLHPVFKRFDLPSSGVQFLSAAIAFAVITFLHVVVGELAPKTVAIQKAERITLTFSKPLMAFYRLMYPVIWVLNGSARLLTSFIGMKQVSEHELAHSEEELRILLSESYESGEINQSEYKYVNKIFKFDDRIAKEIMVPRTQIVSLDIEETLQSHLKIIKSEKYTRYPVVDGDKDHIIGMVNIKEIFTDLFQSKKTDHFSLKTYIRPVIQVIDSVPIQELLLKMQKEHIHMAILIDEYGGTAGLVTVEDILEEIVGEIRDEFDADEVPLVQKITDDQYVIDGKVLISELNDLFGIEMDDTDVDTIGGWMLTEKYDIKKGEMVEFGSFTFKVKDMENHHIRYLEMTRKKKTDSSPLLQKGIAATQ